The nucleotide sequence GTAAGGGAAGTTTTGCAGTTAGTAGGACTCTCGGAAATGGTATTAGAAAAATCGCCGTTTGATTTAAGCGGCGGGCAAATGCGAAGGGTTGCGATTGCAGGTGTATTGGCAATGGAGCCAGAGGTACTTATCTTAGACGAGCCGACGGCGGGATTAGACCCAAAAGGTCGTAGAGAAATAATGGACATGTTTAAGGCGATGCACGACAGTGCTGGGCTGACAACAATTCTTGTAACACATAGCATGGAGGATGCGGCCTTTTATGCGGATCATATCATAGTCATGGATAAAGGTACCGTCTATATGCAAGGAACACCGTCGGAAATTTTTCAGCAACCTGAAAAACTAAATCAAGTTGGTTTAGATATCCCGGAATCCGTGCAATTCATAAGAAGCCTCTCGGAAACTATAAAAAAGCCATTGCCCACTCTATTTACGGTAGAGGAAGTGGCCGATGAAATTGCAAAGCTCTTTATGAAAGGGGAGCTTGAGGCATGAAAAATGTGATTATTGGCCAATATATACCTGGTAATTCATTTATTTATCGAATGGATCCTCGTGCGAAAATAATGACGATCTTTTTATTTGTGATTATTGTTTTTCTTGCTAATAACTTCGCAACATATTCGCTATTAGTATTGTTTACTATAGGAGCCGTTTTTTTCTCAAAAGTTCCAGTTAACTATATTCTTAAGGGATTAAAGCCGATTTTATGGATTGTGCTTTTTACATTGATTTTGCATTTGTTTATGACAAAGGGAGGTAACGTTGTTCTCGATTTCGGGTGGCTTACGATTTATGAAGGTGGGATTAAGCAGGGGATATTCATATCTCTACGCTTTATACTGCTGATTATGGTGACAAGCCTTTTAACATTAACAACAACGCCGATTGAAATTACAGATGGTATGGAATCATTGCTGTCCCCTTTTAAGAGGTTTGGCGTACCGGCCCATGAACTAGCTTTAATGATGTCGATTTCGCTGCGCTTTATTCCGACATTAATGGAAGAAACAGAAAAAATTATTAAAGCCCAATCAGCCCGGGGCGTCGATTTTACAACAGGTGCGATAAAGGAACGCGTTAAGGCAATTGTGCCGCTTCTTGTTCCGTTATTTATTAGTGCCTTTAGACGTGCTGAAGACCTTGCCTTAGCGATGGAGGCAAGAGGTTATCGCGGTGGTGAAGGACGTACAAAGCTGAGAGAGCTAGTTTGGAAGGGCGCAGATAATCTCGCTTTTGCCATCTTGGCAGTTCTGATGGTTTTATTATTTATTTTGCGATCATAAAGGTGGTATAGATGGACCGTTTAAAATGTACAATTGCATATGATGGTACTGATTTTTCAGGATTTCAAGTTCAGCCAAATGATCGTACAGTGCAGGGGGATATTGAGAATGCTTTGAAAAAGCTCCATAAGGGTGAGGATATCCGTATCCATCCATCGGGAAGAACAGATGCCGGTGTACATGCTCATGGACAAGTCGTTCATTTTGATAGCTCATTCGTGATTCCCGCGGAGCGTTGGGTGATTGCTCTTAACACGCTGCTTCCCGATGATATCGTTGTTACAAACGTTGAGCAAGTTGATATGAATTTCCATGCTAGATATGATGTAGTCAAAAAAGAGTATCGTTATTTTTTATTAAATCAAAAAGATAGAGATGTATTCCGCAAAAATCATAGCTACCATTATCCATATCTAGTTAATTTGGAAAAAGTAATCGAAGGATCGAAGCATTTGTTAGGTACGCATGATTTTACGTCATTTTGCTCAACAAAGTCGGATAAAGAAAATAAAATTCGTACAATCGAGGAAATTGAGATTAAGCAGATTGGAAATGAAATTGTTTTTCGCTTTGTTGGCAATGGTTTTTTATATAATATGGTGCGGATTATTGTAGGGACGCTGCTAAAGGTTGGACAAGGCAGGTTGTCGCCTGAGGATATTAAGGGGATTTTGGATAAAAAAGATCGTAAAGCAGCAGGAAAAACAGCTCCTGCCCATGGTTTATATTTGTGGAGGGTATGGTATTAAAATAAACAACCTATCCCGGCGTAACATTTTCTTGACATTGATAGTAAAAATATTATACTATTACCTATGGTACATTTTCAAAGATCACGCCACGATTTTAGCCCCGAAACTAATCGTGTGAAAATAAACTTATGAAAATGAAAGAGCGAAAGATATTAATTTAATGTAGGAGGGAATATCATGCGTCAAACTTATATGGCGAAGGCTTCAGAGGTTAATCGTAAATGGTTAGTAGTCGACGCTGAAGGCCAAACTTTAGGTCGTCTTGCTACTGAAGTAGCTTCAATTCTTCGTGGTAAGCATAAACCAACATTTACACCACATGTAGACACTGGTGACCACGTAATTATCATTAATGCAGAAAAAATTCACTTAACAGGTAATAAGTTAAACGGAAAAATTTATTATCGTCATACACAACATCCAGGTGGAATAAAATCACGTACTGCAAAGGAAATGCTTGAAACTCGCCCTGAACAAATGCTTGAAGGTGCGATTAAAGGAATGCTTCCAAAAAACACTTTAGGACGTCAAATGTTTAAGAAGCTTAACGTATACAAAGGTAGCGAGCATCCACATCAAGCACAAAAACCAGAAGTGTATCAACTTCGCGGATAATTATTAAGGAGGGTATTTAATTTGGCACAGGTACAATATATCGGTACAGGACGTCGTAAAAGTTCAGTTGCACGTGTTCGTTTAGTTCCTGGTAATGGACGTGTTGTTGTGAACGGTCGCGACATTGAAGAATATTTTAATTTAGAAACACTACGTGTAGTTGCTAAGCAACCACTAGTAGCCACTGAAAATGCAGGTAGCTATGATGTATTAGTAAATGTTAACGGCGGTGGATACACTGGCCAAGCTGGCGCAATCCGTCATGGTATTGCTCGTGCATTATTACAAGCTGACCCAGAATATCGCGCAGTACTTAAGAGCGCAGGCTTCTTAACTCGCGATGCTCGTGCTAAAGAACGTAAGAAATACGGTCTTAAAGGCGCTCGTCGTGCACCTCAGTTCTCAAAACGTTAATTGTCAACGTTTCAAGGCTCTCAAACCTTTTGGTTTGGGGGTCTTTTTTATTATTTCCTATAATTGGGCTTTTGGAGTTGCCTTTTCGACGAATGAGAATATCGTGCCTGTAAGACACTATATTTTAAATACTAAAAGGTGTGAAGCATTGATGAATGTTATTACAACTTTGGAAGATAAAAGGGAGGCAAAGCGAATTGCCTTTGAGAGAAAAGTGCTACGGGAGCTATCGATTAAGCAATTAAAAGAAAAAGTTACTATATATTTTTCGCCATTTTTTCGCTCGCAGTCCATCTTTTCGACCGCGATAGAAGATGGTAGTATTGATATCGCCATTGAGCTGTTTGTATTAGGTGCCAACATGAGCAAGTTTGGTTATTTTGGAGAAACAGAGGAGATGGTCAGGGCAAGATGCTCCGATGAGATCAAGTATTATACGGATAGCCTGTATGAGTACCTACAGTATTGGGGTGCCGCCGCAGGTAATGATTTAGTAAGTGAATCAATCTATATTTCCGCTGAACAATTCGCGTCCTTCTGGTGGAAGGAAGGATTTCAAAAAGGCGAAAGAAGGCGTAAAATGCGTCTGCATTAGTTCTAAATTTCTTTCATATTTGTCCCTTCTGTCCCATATAGTGAAATAGGAAAAGTGCGGAGGGACCCAAAATATGAAGAAATCTATTCGGTTTTTAGTTTTTATTACGGGCTCGGTCTTATTATTTTTTCTTTTTCAATATCAGTTTTCTATTTATAATACTTGGGATTCTTGGAGTTTACCTTTATCGGGAAAAGTGATTATTGTAGACCCAGGCCATGGCTATCCTGATCCTGGGGCAGGCCCAGAAGGGGCCTTTGAAAAGGATATTGCTTTTAATATTTCGTTATTATTAAGGGACTATCTTCAAGAAGCCGGTGCGCTTGTTATTTTGACAAGGGAGGACGATTTTGATTTAGCTGATAAAGGTTTAAAAGGATATAGCAAAAGAAAGACACAGGATTTATTGCGACGTGTTGAATTGATTAATAAAACAGACGGGGATTTACTTGTTTCCGTTCATCTAAACTCATTGCCGTCACCGAAATGGAGTGGGGCGCAAACATTTTTTTACCCGCGCTTTGAGGAAAATAAACAATTAGCGAAGCTCATCCAAAAAGAAATGGAAATAAATCTAGAAAATACGGTAAGACATGCAAAAGCTATTAATCATGTA is from Bacillus sp. (in: firmicutes) and encodes:
- the cwlD gene encoding N-acetylmuramoyl-L-alanine amidase CwlD, with translation MKKSIRFLVFITGSVLLFFLFQYQFSIYNTWDSWSLPLSGKVIIVDPGHGYPDPGAGPEGAFEKDIAFNISLLLRDYLQEAGALVILTREDDFDLADKGLKGYSKRKTQDLLRRVELINKTDGDLLVSVHLNSLPSPKWSGAQTFFYPRFEENKQLAKLIQKEMEINLENTVRHAKAINHVYVLKEAEMPSVLIEAGFLSHPGEREQLKTKAYQDKIAASIYQGILRLYTETPKGKEPSTE
- a CDS encoding energy-coupling factor transporter transmembrane protein EcfT; the protein is MKNVIIGQYIPGNSFIYRMDPRAKIMTIFLFVIIVFLANNFATYSLLVLFTIGAVFFSKVPVNYILKGLKPILWIVLFTLILHLFMTKGGNVVLDFGWLTIYEGGIKQGIFISLRFILLIMVTSLLTLTTTPIEITDGMESLLSPFKRFGVPAHELALMMSISLRFIPTLMEETEKIIKAQSARGVDFTTGAIKERVKAIVPLLVPLFISAFRRAEDLALAMEARGYRGGEGRTKLRELVWKGADNLAFAILAVLMVLLFILRS
- a CDS encoding DUF2521 family protein, which codes for MNVITTLEDKREAKRIAFERKVLRELSIKQLKEKVTIYFSPFFRSQSIFSTAIEDGSIDIAIELFVLGANMSKFGYFGETEEMVRARCSDEIKYYTDSLYEYLQYWGAAAGNDLVSESIYISAEQFASFWWKEGFQKGERRRKMRLH
- the rplM gene encoding 50S ribosomal protein L13, whose amino-acid sequence is MRQTYMAKASEVNRKWLVVDAEGQTLGRLATEVASILRGKHKPTFTPHVDTGDHVIIINAEKIHLTGNKLNGKIYYRHTQHPGGIKSRTAKEMLETRPEQMLEGAIKGMLPKNTLGRQMFKKLNVYKGSEHPHQAQKPEVYQLRG
- the truA gene encoding tRNA pseudouridine(38-40) synthase TruA, coding for MDRLKCTIAYDGTDFSGFQVQPNDRTVQGDIENALKKLHKGEDIRIHPSGRTDAGVHAHGQVVHFDSSFVIPAERWVIALNTLLPDDIVVTNVEQVDMNFHARYDVVKKEYRYFLLNQKDRDVFRKNHSYHYPYLVNLEKVIEGSKHLLGTHDFTSFCSTKSDKENKIRTIEEIEIKQIGNEIVFRFVGNGFLYNMVRIIVGTLLKVGQGRLSPEDIKGILDKKDRKAAGKTAPAHGLYLWRVWY
- a CDS encoding energy-coupling factor ABC transporter ATP-binding protein — encoded protein: MDIIFEKVEHLYNPRTPFERRALYDLNISIQSGTFQAVIGHTGSGKSTLIQHINGLLRPTSGEIQIGDRVINSEKQKSLKSLRKKVGIVFQYPEHQLFEETVEKDICFGPMNFGVSEVDAKKKVREVLQLVGLSEMVLEKSPFDLSGGQMRRVAIAGVLAMEPEVLILDEPTAGLDPKGRREIMDMFKAMHDSAGLTTILVTHSMEDAAFYADHIIVMDKGTVYMQGTPSEIFQQPEKLNQVGLDIPESVQFIRSLSETIKKPLPTLFTVEEVADEIAKLFMKGELEA
- the rpsI gene encoding 30S ribosomal protein S9, which codes for MAQVQYIGTGRRKSSVARVRLVPGNGRVVVNGRDIEEYFNLETLRVVAKQPLVATENAGSYDVLVNVNGGGYTGQAGAIRHGIARALLQADPEYRAVLKSAGFLTRDARAKERKKYGLKGARRAPQFSKR